The Acidobacteriota bacterium genome window below encodes:
- a CDS encoding FKBP-type peptidyl-prolyl cis-trans isomerase produces MKKILPCILAAVLFFAFAWAQDAKPAAAAPNVDEILKTDLEKVSYGVGYNMGKGWKQRNLDIDTKAVAKGLEDAMKGANPLISEEEMVKVMNSYADAKFKEARDKNAKAGEEFRAEFKKKAGVIETANGLLYRVIVEGAGDHPTEDDKVVVHYKGTTTDGQEFDSSYTRGEPVTFPITGVIAGWTEALKLMRPGAKWEIVIPPSLAYGEQGAGGVIGPSSTLVFQVELLEVRKGEGKAPEKAEPAKAEPAATDAGAGPEAPKK; encoded by the coding sequence ATGAAAAAGATCCTCCCCTGCATCCTGGCCGCCGTACTTTTCTTCGCCTTCGCCTGGGCGCAGGACGCCAAACCCGCCGCCGCCGCGCCGAACGTCGACGAGATCCTGAAGACCGACCTCGAAAAGGTCAGCTACGGCGTCGGTTACAACATGGGGAAAGGCTGGAAGCAGCGCAACCTGGACATTGACACCAAGGCCGTGGCCAAGGGCCTCGAGGACGCCATGAAGGGCGCCAACCCCCTGATCTCCGAAGAAGAGATGGTCAAGGTCATGAACAGCTACGCCGACGCCAAATTCAAGGAAGCCAGGGACAAGAACGCCAAGGCCGGCGAGGAGTTCCGGGCGGAGTTCAAGAAGAAGGCCGGGGTCATCGAAACGGCCAACGGCCTGCTCTACCGCGTGATCGTCGAGGGGGCCGGCGACCACCCGACCGAGGACGACAAGGTGGTCGTGCACTACAAGGGCACCACCACCGACGGACAGGAATTCGACAGCTCCTACACGCGCGGCGAGCCCGTGACCTTCCCCATCACCGGGGTCATTGCGGGCTGGACCGAGGCGCTCAAGCTCATGCGCCCCGGCGCCAAGTGGGAGATCGTGATCCCGCCGTCCCTCGCCTACGGCGAACAGGGCGCCGGCGGCGTGATCGGCCCCTCCTCCACGCTCGTGTTCCAGGTGGAACTGCTCGAGGTCAGGAAAGGCGAAGGCAAGGCCCCCGAGAAGGCGGAACCGGCCAAGGCCGAGCCTGCCGCCACGGACGCGGGCGCCGGCCCGGAGGCCCCGAAGAAGTAG